A DNA window from Zingiber officinale cultivar Zhangliang chromosome 3A, Zo_v1.1, whole genome shotgun sequence contains the following coding sequences:
- the LOC122051461 gene encoding exocyst complex component EXO70B1-like — protein MATAAASGDGQEKVIAVAKHIVSSLASSKNTAEDMIRILSGFDNRLSTINDLFPPSAADDGGNPDGDRFDPSEAEIRLQAAHKVVRLWDASDSLVWESSTEDAEEYLAAVGDLIRLVEYKTSPGFGGGSTVDLVSRAEIALQMAMSRLEEEFSNLMVRHAVPLDSNYLSSSIRRLSLSFASDIGEPIDDFESSVEDESHHHHHQSPPQQQEGSPEDRSGTSLADERCLDLINPEVVPDLNAIADYMLLAKYDRELHQVYCTVRRDILDECLSILGIDRMSIEEVQRIDWRMLNDKMKKWIQALKIVVRVLLWGEKRLCDQILASSEELKEECFIETVKGPVMQLLNFGDAITICQWSSEKLFGILDMYEALADVLPDLQTLFVGDPKDLICVEAEGILQRLGEAAKGTLMGFGSAIQKEPSRKPTQGGEIHPMTRYVMNYVRLLAEYTNTLNLLLDDGKIGSDQGNGEGYDNRNSDGENLEMTPLGLRTALIISYLESNLDEKSKTDEDGAMQYVFLMNNIHYIVNKVKDSDLGKLLGDHWIRKRLVQIRQYATNYLRTSWTKALSCLKDEGIGSGNSSSVLKVTLKEKFKNFNLAFDEIYRVQTTWKVPDPQLREELRISISEKVIPAYRAFMGRYGNQLDGGRHGTKYIKYTSDDLESLLSDLFEGVSGPAPKKKT, from the coding sequence ATGGCGACCGCCGCGGCCAGTGGCGACGGCCAGGAGAAGGTGATCGCGGTGGCGAAGCACATCGTCAGCAGCCTCGCCTCATCCAAGAACACCGCCGAAGACATGATCCGCATACTTTCAGGCTTCGACAATCGCCTCTCCACCATCAATGACCTCTTCCCCCCTTCCGCCGCCGATGACGGAGGGAATCCGGATGGGGACCGATTCGATCCCTCGGAGGCCGAGATCCGACTCCAGGCTGCCCACAAGGTCGTACGCCTCTGGGATGCCTCCGATTCCCTCGTGTGGGAGTCTTCCACCGAGGACGCAGAGGAGTACCTCGCTGCGGTTGGTGATCTCATCCGCTTAGTAGAGTATAAAACCTCTCCGGGATTCGGAGGCGGCTCCACTGTCGACCTCGTCAGTCGTGCGGAGATCGCGCTCCAGATGGCAATGTCCAGGCTCGAGGAGGAATTTAGTAACTTGATGGTGCGCCACGCCGTCCCCTTGGATTCCAACTACTTGAGCTCCTCCATTCGCCGTCTCTCCCTTTCTTTTGCATCTGACATCGGTGAACCCATAGATGACTTTGAGAGCTCCGTTGAAGATGAAAGTCACCACCACCATCACCAGTCGCCACCGCAGCAGCAGGAAGGAAGCCCTGAGGATAGATCCGGAACAAGTCTGGCGGACGAGCGGTGCTTAGATCTGATCAACCCGGAAGTTGTCCCTGATCTCAATGCGATCGCAGACTATATGCTATTGGCGAAGTATGACCGTGAGCTTCATCAGGTGTACTGCACCGTACGACGGGATATCCTTGATGAGTGCCTCTCCATTCTTGGCATCGATAGGATGAGCATTGAGGAGGTACAGAGAATTGATTGGCGGATGCTCAATGACAAGATGAAGAAGTGGATTCAGGCCCTGAAGATAGTCGTTCGAGTTCTGCTCTGGGGAGAGAAACGGCTCTGTGACCAGATTCTCGCGTCTTCAGAGGAGCTCAAGGAAGAGTGTTTCATAGAGACTGTGAAGGGGCCAGTCATGCAACTACTCAACTTCGGTGATGCCATTACCATATGCCAGTGGTCTTCTGAAAAGCTCTTTGGTATCCTGGATATGTATGAGGCTCTTGCCGATGTTTTGCCAGATCTTCAGACATTGTTTGTCGGAGACCCAAAGGACCTTATATGTGTAGAGGCAGAAGGGATTCTACAAAGATTAGGCGAGGCAGCAAAAGGAACTCTCATGGGGTTTGGGAGTGCAATTCAGAAGGAGCCATCTCGGAAGCCAACACAAGGAGGAGAGATTCATCCCATGACTCGTTACGTGATGAACTATGTGAGATTACTTGCAGAATACACGAATACCCTAAATCTTCTTTTAGACGATGGGAAGATTGGCAGTGATCAGGGCAATGGTGAAGGTTATGACAATAGGAACTCTGATGGAGAGAATTTGGAGATGACTCCATTAGGCCTCCGCACAGCTCTGATAATTTCATATTTGGAATCTAATTtggatgaaaaatctaaaacCGATGAAGATGGAGCGATGCAGTATGTATTTCTGATGAACAATATACACTATATTGTCAACAAAGTGAAGGATTCAGATCTCGGAAAGCTTTTGGGAGATCACTGGATAAGAAAACGCCTCGTCCAAATCCGGCAGTATGCCACAAACTACCTTAGAACTTCCTGGACCAAAGCCTTGTCTTGTTTGAAGGATGAAGGAATTGGGAGTGGTAACTCCAGCAGTGTCTTGAAAGTCACTTTAAAGGAGAAGTTTAAAAACTTCAACTTGGCATTTGACGAAATTTATAGGGTTCAGACAACTTGGAAGGTTCCAGATCCTCAGCTCCGAGAAGAACTGAGAATTTCAATATCAGAGAAGGTCATCCCAGCGTATCGGGCATTTATGGGAAGGTATGGCAATCAATTAGATGGTGGAAGACATGGAACAAAATATATAAAGTATACATCAGATGATTTGGAGAGCCTGCTTTCAGATCTGTTCGAAGGTGTCTCTGGTCCGGCTCCAAAAAAGAAGACTTAG